One window of Mesorhizobium sp. WSM4904 genomic DNA carries:
- a CDS encoding penicillin-binding protein 1A has protein sequence MIRLIGYFFGIGTTLALLVAAGLAIYIGHLTKDLPDYEVLAKYEPPVTTRIHASDGSLMAEYARERRLYLPIQAVPDRVKAAFMSAEDKNFYNHPGIDITGLGRAIIVNLQNFGSGRRQVGASTITQQVAKNFLLTADQTYERKIKEMILAFRIEQAYSKDRILELYLNEIFFGFGAYGVAGAALTYFDKSVNELTVAEAAYLASLPKGPNNYHPFKHADRALERRNWVIDQMVANGYVSHDEGEKAKAEPLGVKPRRNGSYLFAGEFFTEEVRRQIIARYGENALYEGGLSVRTTLDPKIQLIARKSMQNGLLKYDMLRGYRGPVTHIDISGDWGVPLGAVKGLEDVPEWTLAVVLDSSADGLTIGIQPARQVSGDLVKDRVEGTVSKDDMGFAMRHFVNGKSVRAKSPAEVLEPGDVVFVQKNDGSDNAYSLRQVPEVEGGLVAMDPHTGRVLAMVGGFSYAQSEFNRATQAMRQPGSSFKPIVYSAALDNGYTPASVIMDGPITIQSGNTTWTPKNYDGTVAGPATLRSGIEKSRNLMTVRLANDMGMKLVVEYAERFGVYDHLAPYLPMALGSGETTVMRMVSAYSIMANGGKSIKPSLIDRIQDRYGKTVFKQDERGCEGCNATEWKNQPEPELVDNSEQVLDPMTAYQITSMMEGVVQRGTGATIAELGRHIAGKTGTTNDEKDAWFIGFTPNLVVGLYMGYDTPRGLGKGATGGGLAAPIFKDFMRVALDGTPNVDFQVPEGMKLIAINRKTGMRAAEGDPNTIIEAFKPGTGPADSYWVIGMGADGSNGAGGALSPQANQAIQDGGGGLY, from the coding sequence ATGATTCGTCTCATCGGCTATTTCTTCGGCATCGGCACGACGCTGGCGCTGCTGGTCGCTGCCGGCCTCGCCATCTACATCGGCCATCTGACGAAGGATCTGCCTGACTACGAAGTCCTGGCCAAATACGAGCCGCCGGTGACGACGCGCATCCATGCGTCCGACGGCTCGCTGATGGCTGAGTATGCGCGCGAGCGGCGCCTCTATCTGCCGATCCAGGCGGTCCCGGATCGCGTCAAGGCAGCCTTCATGTCGGCCGAGGACAAGAACTTCTACAACCACCCCGGCATCGACATCACCGGCCTTGGTCGCGCAATCATCGTCAACCTGCAGAATTTCGGCTCCGGCAGGCGTCAGGTCGGCGCCTCGACGATCACGCAGCAGGTGGCCAAGAACTTCCTGCTCACCGCCGACCAGACCTATGAGCGCAAGATCAAGGAGATGATCCTGGCCTTCCGCATCGAGCAGGCCTATTCGAAGGACCGCATCCTCGAACTCTACCTCAACGAGATATTCTTCGGCTTCGGCGCCTATGGCGTCGCGGGCGCCGCGCTCACCTATTTCGACAAGTCGGTCAATGAGCTCACCGTCGCCGAGGCCGCCTACCTCGCTTCGCTGCCCAAGGGCCCCAACAACTACCATCCCTTCAAGCATGCCGACCGCGCGCTCGAGCGCCGCAACTGGGTCATCGACCAGATGGTCGCGAACGGTTACGTCAGCCATGACGAGGGCGAGAAGGCCAAGGCCGAGCCGCTCGGCGTTAAGCCGCGCCGCAACGGCTCCTATCTGTTCGCGGGCGAATTTTTCACCGAGGAGGTGCGCCGCCAGATCATCGCCCGCTACGGCGAGAACGCGCTCTACGAGGGCGGTCTGTCGGTGCGCACGACGCTCGATCCGAAGATCCAGCTGATCGCCCGCAAGTCGATGCAGAACGGGCTGCTGAAATACGACATGCTGCGCGGCTATCGCGGACCGGTGACCCATATCGACATTTCCGGCGACTGGGGCGTTCCGCTCGGTGCCGTCAAGGGGCTGGAGGACGTGCCGGAATGGACGCTGGCCGTCGTGCTCGACAGTTCGGCCGACGGATTGACCATCGGCATTCAGCCGGCGCGTCAGGTCTCCGGCGACCTCGTCAAGGACCGTGTCGAGGGAACCGTCAGCAAGGACGATATGGGCTTCGCCATGCGCCATTTCGTCAACGGCAAGTCCGTCAGGGCGAAGTCTCCGGCGGAAGTGCTGGAGCCGGGCGACGTCGTCTTCGTGCAGAAGAACGACGGCTCGGACAATGCCTACAGCCTGCGCCAGGTGCCCGAGGTGGAAGGCGGCCTGGTTGCCATGGACCCGCATACCGGGCGTGTGCTGGCCATGGTCGGCGGCTTCTCCTACGCGCAGTCGGAATTCAATCGTGCGACGCAGGCGATGCGCCAGCCGGGCTCCTCGTTCAAGCCGATCGTCTATTCGGCGGCGCTCGACAACGGCTACACGCCGGCATCCGTGATCATGGACGGCCCGATCACCATCCAGAGCGGCAACACGACCTGGACGCCGAAGAACTATGACGGCACGGTCGCCGGCCCCGCCACCTTGCGTTCGGGCATCGAGAAGTCACGCAATCTGATGACCGTGCGGCTCGCCAACGACATGGGCATGAAGCTGGTTGTCGAGTACGCCGAACGCTTCGGCGTCTACGATCATCTGGCGCCCTATCTGCCGATGGCGCTGGGCTCCGGCGAGACGACGGTCATGCGCATGGTGTCGGCCTATTCGATCATGGCCAATGGCGGCAAGTCGATCAAACCGTCGCTGATCGACCGCATCCAGGATCGCTATGGCAAGACCGTCTTCAAGCAGGACGAACGCGGCTGCGAGGGCTGCAACGCCACCGAATGGAAGAACCAGCCCGAGCCGGAGCTGGTCGACAATTCGGAGCAGGTGCTCGATCCGATGACCGCCTATCAGATCACCTCGATGATGGAGGGCGTCGTGCAGCGCGGCACGGGCGCCACCATCGCCGAGCTTGGCCGCCACATCGCCGGCAAGACCGGCACGACCAATGACGAGAAGGACGCCTGGTTCATCGGCTTCACGCCGAACCTGGTCGTCGGTCTCTACATGGGCTACGACACGCCGCGCGGCCTCGGCAAGGGCGCCACCGGTGGTGGTCTCGCCGCGCCGATCTTCAAGGATTTCATGCGCGTCGCTCTCGACGGCACGCCCAATGTCGACTTCCAGGTTCCGGAAGGCATGAAGCTGATCGCCATCAACCGCAAGACCGGCATGCGCGCAGCCGAGGGCGATCCCAACACCATCATCGAGGCCTTCAAGCCCGGCACCGGTCCGGCCGACAGCTACTGGGTCATCGGCATGGGCGCGGACGGTTCCAACGGCGCCGGCGGTGCCTTGTCGCCGCAGGCCAACCAGGCCATCCAGGACGGCGGCGGCGGCCTCTACTAG